One Oryza sativa Japonica Group chromosome 8, ASM3414082v1 DNA window includes the following coding sequences:
- the LOC136351608 gene encoding uncharacterized protein, translated as MSTVLDGLSAQVEALQAERAELDAAWARVEEGRRSVEAMVEVGRKAHRRHVTELEARRKVLGEIAKEVEEERGAALIAITMMNEAQDTLRLQYGSWEAELGKKLDAARGVLDAAAARERRAAETEVASRRREEALEARAMALEERACAVERDLADREAAIAIREVTLAVHEAACAEEESALRLREDALTEREQALEEAEAAAQRLADNLSLREAVQEEQARRNLESARAERAALNQRAAELEAQARELDARARSGGAATGDSDLAARLAATEHTIADLQGALDSSTGEVEALRLAGEIGPSMLRDAVSRLDRAGRQAGLWGGRTVKYAANQGGLAQRLSEMARTLQRLPEELEGTIKSSSRDLARGAVELVLASYQARDPDFSPWTALDEFPPGTEDGARAQVRDAADHIVHSFEGSAPRLAFALSSDEEGDDGGVGDSGDEAGDPGASE; from the exons atgtc cacggtgttggacgggttaagtgcccaggtggaggccctgcaagcagagcgggcggagcttgacgccgcatgggcgcgtgtcgaagaggggcgacgctcggtggaggccatggtggaggtgggccgcaaggcacaccgccggcacgtcacagagctcgaagcccgtcggaaggtgctgggggagatcgccaaggaggtggaggaggagcggggggctgccctcatcgccatcaccatgatgaacgaggcgcaggacaccctccgccttcaatatgggagctgggaggcggagctagggaaaaagctcgacgccgcccggggggtccttgacgctgccgctgcccgagaacggcgggcggcggagaccgaggtggcatcccggcggcgcgaagaagcccttgaggcccgtgccatggcgctggaagagcgtgcctgcgccgtggagagggacctggcagaccgcgaggccgccattgctattcgggaggtcacgctggcggtgcacgaagccgcctgtgccgaagaagagtccgcgctccgcctccgcgaggacgcgctcaccgagcgggagcaagctctcgaggaggccgaggccgcggcgcaacggctggcggacaacctatccctccgcgaggctgtgcaagaggaacaagcgcgtcgcaatctggaaagtgcccgcgccgagagggccgcactgaaccagcgggccgctgaactcgaggcgcaggcaagggagctggatgcaagggcgcgtagcggcggggcggccacgggcgacagcgacttagccgcccgcctcgcagctaccgaacacaccatcgcggatctgcagggcgcgctggattcgtccaccggggaggtcgaggcccttcgCCTGGCAGGCGAGATAGGGCCCAGCATGCTTCGCGACGCCGTGTCCCGTTTAGACCGCGCTGGGCGGCAGGCGggtctctggggcgggcggactgtgaagtacgccgccaaccaggggggcctcgcccagcgcctctcggagatggccaggactctccagcggctccccgaggagctcgaggggacgattaagtcatcctcgagggacctcgcccgaggagcggtggagctcgtactggcgagttaccaggccagggaccccgacttctccccatggacggcgctggacgagttccctcccgggaccgaggacggcgcgcgcgcgcaggtccgggatgccgccgaccatatcgtccacagcttcgagggttcggcccctcggctcgcgttcgccctcagctccgacgaggagggcgatgacggcggtgtgggcgacagtggcgacgaggctggcgacccgggtgcatcggagtga